The proteins below are encoded in one region of Tolumonas auensis DSM 9187:
- the tpx gene encoding thiol peroxidase, whose amino-acid sequence MATVTLAGNPVTVNGDFPKAGTTAKPFSLVNKELADVTLASFAGKRKVLNIFPSVDTSVCAASVRHFNEAAGKLENTVVLCISADLPFALARFCGAEGLDNVITLSTLRGAEFKQAYGVDIADGVLAGLTARAVVVLDEADKVLHAELVDEITHEPNYDAALKALA is encoded by the coding sequence ATGGCAACTGTAACTCTGGCTGGTAACCCGGTAACTGTTAACGGCGACTTCCCGAAAGCCGGTACAACCGCCAAGCCTTTTTCACTGGTCAACAAAGAACTGGCTGATGTCACCCTGGCCTCTTTCGCTGGCAAACGTAAAGTGCTGAACATCTTCCCAAGCGTGGACACCTCCGTGTGTGCGGCATCTGTGCGCCACTTCAATGAAGCTGCCGGCAAGCTGGAAAACACCGTAGTGCTGTGTATTTCTGCTGATCTGCCATTTGCTCTGGCGCGTTTTTGCGGTGCGGAAGGTCTGGATAATGTAATCACGCTGTCTACCCTGCGTGGCGCAGAATTCAAACAGGCTTATGGTGTGGATATCGCTGACGGCGTTCTGGCCGGCCTGACGGCCCGTGCAGTAGTGGTGCTGGATGAAGCAGATAAAGTGCTGCACGCCGAGCTGGTTGATGAAATCACCCATGAACCCAATTACGATGCAGCACTGAAAGCGCTGGCTTAA
- a CDS encoding diguanylate cyclase, with protein MKLFLLGRQTSNPILNRLPAMSHLSSLPDAVDEPSCFILNLDDPAQQDQLLVQIRKHPRWFAFPVFTVQPSQLSAYLSDGNIPDDLQIRIEQFAQRYQILKVDPEKGITERLLTYLWLWQGRSLSAKPHPESARLYDYPLAALWVDQDNELFPWLHSLEREGLIEGATLVDRVRYCSVCHSGHLNYVESCPECGSIDVAAESALHCFACGHVATQADFLHAGHLSCPNCLSQLRHIGVDYDRPLENYRCHSCDALFTDGVVKVRCLEGGHEQTPEQLIMRAIRHYKLTDSGVMYMRNGALRNLIPEWVGGHVAEEHFYWLLLWQNKLALRHRNSHLVAALRFTELGAVIYQLGEAEAITRIDALTQRLQSVMRHTDVCCHYRDDVLLFFLPNTPADHESVITNKLKSLGEEQITHNLQLDFRLRALPDPQLDDDAAIWIQQLLGEFTS; from the coding sequence ATGAAGTTGTTTCTGCTGGGACGTCAGACGTCAAATCCTATTCTGAATCGCTTGCCGGCTATGTCTCATCTCTCTTCATTACCTGATGCAGTTGATGAGCCATCTTGCTTCATCCTCAATCTGGATGATCCGGCGCAGCAGGATCAGTTATTAGTACAGATCAGGAAGCACCCCCGCTGGTTTGCTTTTCCGGTTTTCACCGTTCAGCCAAGTCAGCTGTCTGCGTATTTATCGGATGGCAATATCCCGGATGATCTCCAGATCAGGATAGAACAATTTGCACAGCGATATCAGATATTAAAGGTTGATCCGGAAAAGGGGATCACCGAACGTTTACTGACCTATCTCTGGCTATGGCAGGGGCGTTCGCTGAGTGCCAAACCACACCCTGAGAGTGCCCGGCTATATGATTATCCGCTGGCCGCGCTCTGGGTTGATCAGGATAACGAACTGTTCCCCTGGCTCCATTCGCTGGAACGTGAAGGACTCATCGAAGGAGCGACGCTGGTTGATCGGGTTCGTTATTGTTCTGTTTGTCACAGCGGCCATCTGAATTATGTCGAATCCTGCCCGGAGTGCGGGAGTATTGATGTGGCGGCTGAATCGGCCTTGCATTGTTTTGCTTGCGGGCATGTTGCTACTCAGGCTGATTTTTTACACGCCGGGCATCTTTCCTGTCCTAATTGCCTGAGTCAGTTGCGGCATATTGGTGTGGATTATGATCGTCCGCTGGAAAACTATCGCTGCCATAGTTGTGATGCGTTATTTACAGATGGTGTCGTGAAGGTCCGCTGTCTGGAAGGCGGGCATGAGCAAACACCTGAACAGTTGATTATGCGTGCCATCCGGCATTACAAGCTGACAGACAGTGGTGTGATGTATATGCGTAATGGTGCGCTGCGGAATCTGATCCCGGAATGGGTTGGCGGTCACGTCGCAGAAGAACATTTTTACTGGTTATTGCTATGGCAAAACAAACTTGCGTTACGTCATCGGAACTCGCATCTGGTCGCAGCACTTCGTTTTACGGAGTTAGGTGCTGTGATTTATCAACTTGGCGAGGCAGAAGCCATCACCCGTATTGATGCACTGACTCAGCGTTTGCAGTCGGTAATGCGGCACACGGATGTTTGTTGTCACTACCGGGATGATGTGTTGCTGTTCTTTTTACCCAATACACCGGCGGATCACGAGAGTGTGATTACAAATAAACTCAAATCATTAGGTGAAGAGCAGATAACGCATAATCTGCAGCTTGATTTCAGACTGCGTGCTTTGCCTGATCCACAGTTAGATGATGATGCGGCAATCTGGATCCAGCAGTTACTCGGGGAATTTACTTCGTGA
- a CDS encoding LEA type 2 family protein has translation MLKWCRYVLAGVALTLAGCAALQPKLETPTVAVNSVKVLPGQGLNMRFLIGLHVQNPNAIPLPIRGVNYTVALSGQQVVSGNSQNQPTIPAHGEQDVEIEAVADLMNGLSLANALLSNPLQQEVPYAVKASVDVGAFLPNIPVWKNGTVNLATGAIR, from the coding sequence ATGTTGAAGTGGTGCCGATATGTGCTGGCCGGAGTAGCGTTAACGCTTGCGGGCTGTGCCGCATTGCAGCCGAAACTGGAAACGCCGACCGTGGCAGTGAATTCAGTGAAGGTACTGCCGGGGCAGGGGCTGAATATGCGTTTTCTGATTGGTCTGCATGTACAGAACCCGAATGCGATCCCACTGCCGATCCGTGGTGTGAATTACACCGTGGCCTTGTCTGGTCAGCAGGTGGTATCCGGTAACAGCCAGAATCAGCCGACTATTCCGGCTCATGGCGAGCAGGATGTGGAAATCGAAGCAGTGGCTGATCTGATGAATGGACTGTCGCTGGCCAATGCTCTGCTGAGCAATCCGCTGCAGCAGGAAGTGCCGTATGCGGTGAAAGCATCGGTCGATGTTGGCGCTTTCCTGCCAAACATTCCTGTGTGGAAGAATGGTACGGTTAACCTGGCCACCGGTGCTATTCGTTAA
- a CDS encoding alpha-amylase: protein MKRLALPLLFLLSPAASAQWTLPGVPVFKENPDGIFTSVATLKKGAYPLRFETDNQCWQPASAPKLNQMLSLQPCGSQSAIDWRLYRDGEYQIKIDTRSGTPTVLLSVKVPAVSNSTNLTQTCPQSDGKPLTVDVSKTFKDGETLRDYYSGQTATVQQGKITLQPSRESSGLLLLEPVSTTEKAPFNWHNATVYFALTDRFANGNPANDHSYDRKNDGQQEIATFHGGDLAGLTGKLDYLQQLGVNALWISSPLEQIHGWIGGGTNGDFPHYAYHGYYALDWTKLDANMGTEQELHTLVEQAHKRGIRILFDVVMNHVGYATLADMQEFQFGALHLKADEQKQLLGERWTNWQPGKGENWHSFNNFINFSEGTAWENWWGKKWIRSGIGNYDNPGYDDLTMSLAFLPDVKTEATQASGLPNFYRYKKDTNAKEIAGYAPRDYITHWLSQWVRDYGIDGFRVDTAKHVEKPAWDQLKTQATQALAEWKKAHPQEALDNAPFWMTGESWGHGVMKSDYFQHGFDSMINFDFQDQAKQSLECYANIDGTYRQMAEKLQDMNVLSYLSSHDTRLFFHDDAKNDIAKQKLAGSLLLLAPGAVQIYYGDESGRQFGATGSDPIQGTRSDMNWNELKDDKAALLTHWQKISQFRARHPAIGAGQQTTLPASGYYAFSRQYQQDKVMVVWGGTPAH from the coding sequence ATGAAACGTCTCGCTTTGCCGTTGTTATTCCTGCTATCGCCTGCTGCATCAGCGCAGTGGACGCTCCCCGGTGTTCCGGTCTTTAAAGAGAACCCGGACGGCATCTTCACCAGCGTCGCAACACTGAAAAAAGGTGCTTATCCACTGCGTTTTGAAACTGACAATCAATGCTGGCAGCCGGCAAGCGCACCGAAACTGAACCAGATGTTGTCGCTGCAACCCTGTGGCTCACAATCCGCTATCGATTGGCGCTTGTATCGCGATGGTGAATATCAGATAAAAATCGACACCCGCAGCGGCACGCCGACGGTATTACTCAGTGTAAAAGTACCCGCTGTCAGTAACAGTACAAACCTGACACAGACTTGTCCGCAGTCAGATGGCAAGCCGCTCACTGTCGATGTCAGTAAAACGTTTAAGGATGGAGAAACGCTCCGGGATTATTACAGCGGCCAGACCGCCACCGTGCAGCAAGGCAAAATTACCCTGCAACCATCCAGAGAAAGCAGCGGCCTGCTTCTGCTTGAGCCGGTAAGCACTACAGAGAAAGCCCCTTTCAACTGGCACAACGCCACCGTTTATTTCGCACTGACCGACCGCTTCGCCAATGGCAACCCGGCGAATGATCACAGCTATGACCGTAAAAATGATGGTCAGCAGGAAATCGCCACTTTTCATGGCGGCGATCTGGCCGGCCTCACCGGCAAACTCGATTATCTGCAACAACTCGGCGTCAATGCCCTGTGGATCAGCTCACCACTGGAACAAATTCACGGCTGGATCGGTGGTGGCACCAACGGTGATTTCCCGCATTATGCTTATCATGGTTACTACGCGCTGGACTGGACCAAACTCGATGCCAACATGGGCACCGAGCAAGAGCTGCATACGCTGGTAGAACAGGCGCACAAACGCGGCATCCGTATATTGTTTGATGTGGTAATGAATCATGTGGGGTATGCGACATTGGCTGACATGCAGGAATTTCAGTTCGGCGCACTGCATCTGAAAGCCGATGAACAAAAGCAACTGCTCGGTGAACGCTGGACCAACTGGCAACCCGGCAAAGGCGAAAACTGGCACAGCTTCAACAACTTCATCAATTTCAGTGAGGGTACTGCCTGGGAAAACTGGTGGGGCAAAAAATGGATCCGCTCCGGCATCGGGAATTACGATAACCCCGGTTATGACGATCTGACCATGTCACTTGCCTTCCTGCCTGATGTGAAAACCGAAGCCACCCAGGCCAGCGGGTTACCTAATTTCTATCGTTATAAAAAGGATACCAACGCCAAAGAAATTGCCGGCTACGCGCCACGGGATTACATCACGCATTGGCTGAGTCAGTGGGTGCGCGACTATGGCATCGATGGTTTTCGCGTTGACACTGCCAAACATGTCGAAAAACCAGCCTGGGATCAGTTAAAGACCCAAGCCACCCAGGCATTAGCGGAATGGAAAAAAGCGCACCCGCAGGAAGCACTGGATAACGCGCCATTCTGGATGACCGGCGAATCGTGGGGACATGGCGTCATGAAGAGCGATTATTTTCAGCATGGTTTTGACAGCATGATCAATTTTGATTTTCAGGATCAGGCAAAACAGTCGTTGGAATGCTACGCCAACATTGATGGCACTTATCGTCAGATGGCAGAAAAGCTACAAGACATGAATGTGCTGAGTTATCTCTCGTCACACGATACCCGACTGTTCTTCCATGACGATGCGAAAAACGACATAGCAAAACAGAAACTGGCTGGCAGCCTGTTATTGCTGGCGCCCGGAGCCGTGCAGATCTACTACGGTGATGAAAGTGGCCGCCAGTTTGGTGCGACCGGTTCTGATCCGATACAAGGCACCCGTTCAGATATGAACTGGAATGAGCTGAAAGATGACAAAGCTGCATTGCTCACCCACTGGCAGAAAATCAGTCAGTTCCGCGCCCGTCATCCGGCAATCGGTGCCGGTCAGCAAACTACGCTGCCAGCCAGCGGTTATTACGCCTTTAGCCGTCAGTACCAGCAAGATAAGGTAATGGTGGTGTGGGGCGGCACGCCGGCTCATTGA
- a CDS encoding HlyD family secretion protein: MKIKFHLDKQKNPAQHGGVKINYGAGKRIAFRLRWYLILFLIISPVLIFVWYITKDKVIVESPGLLTTEPLKIQASQDAVISAVNIKQGQPAKQGNILIALDKPVLQAEIKQLENNISLLEKTLTGDWVKQETLLKQKIDIAAADLKEKSTLYQKYMSFNQNGLLQLEQWANVSQLKMNAELLLLESNRNLYALNQDKISGSAAQYLNELKLRLQLLKARQSELQVVAPMDGEVKDVLVQRGMTVRSGEPLMLYAIRSQPVVVAYLTPSDGQFSGIGQQATVTLPGGETIAATVSEPTKITERVPAQLAGPFDNNKAALKVVLKLEHMPVQVIEGLSVSVRFHYTRNNVWSHIRNIF, from the coding sequence ATGAAAATTAAATTTCATCTCGATAAGCAAAAAAATCCTGCACAGCATGGCGGTGTAAAAATCAATTATGGTGCGGGAAAACGAATAGCATTTCGTTTGCGCTGGTATCTGATTTTGTTCTTAATTATAAGTCCGGTGCTTATTTTTGTCTGGTATATCACCAAAGACAAAGTAATTGTGGAGTCACCTGGTTTGCTGACCACTGAACCACTAAAAATTCAGGCGAGTCAGGATGCTGTTATTTCGGCGGTAAATATCAAACAAGGCCAACCGGCGAAACAGGGTAATATCCTTATTGCTTTGGATAAACCCGTTCTGCAGGCAGAAATAAAGCAACTGGAAAATAATATTTCGTTATTGGAAAAAACATTAACCGGGGACTGGGTAAAACAGGAAACGTTGTTGAAACAGAAAATTGATATTGCTGCTGCGGATCTGAAAGAAAAAAGTACTTTGTATCAAAAATACATGAGTTTTAATCAGAACGGATTGTTGCAGTTAGAACAATGGGCCAATGTTAGTCAGCTGAAGATGAATGCCGAATTGTTATTGCTGGAAAGTAACCGCAATCTGTACGCCCTGAATCAGGATAAGATCAGCGGTAGTGCGGCGCAGTATCTGAATGAGCTCAAATTACGTTTACAACTTCTGAAAGCCAGACAATCGGAGTTGCAGGTTGTAGCCCCGATGGATGGAGAGGTAAAAGATGTACTGGTACAGCGGGGGATGACGGTCCGTAGCGGTGAACCGTTAATGTTGTATGCCATTCGTTCTCAACCTGTAGTGGTCGCCTATTTAACCCCCTCTGACGGGCAATTTTCCGGTATCGGACAACAGGCCACAGTGACATTGCCCGGCGGTGAAACGATAGCGGCGACGGTGAGTGAACCCACTAAAATTACCGAGCGGGTACCGGCACAACTGGCTGGCCCGTTTGATAACAACAAAGCAGCATTAAAAGTAGTGTTAAAACTGGAGCACATGCCGGTACAGGTTATTGAAGGCTTATCGGTATCGGTTCGTTTTCATTACACCAGAAACAATGTCTGGTCGCATATCCGCAATATATTCTGA
- a CDS encoding glycosyltransferase family 2 protein codes for MSDQLLIISYFFLQFKHTLLSDLSAVALFLPMFLIFDVPLSLMVLLGIGRWFWRKHHEQEKPYYSPLVTCGVTCYSEGEDIKKTILTLCEQVYSGHIEIIVVIDGASINKSTYQAALECREIVARYARRKLIILPKWQRGGRVSSSNAALNIAKGELFFALDADTSFDNDTVSQIVQEFTDPNVPAVGGSLRVRNDNVSLVSRMQALEYMISLQGAKTGLAEWNVINSISGAFGAFRTKFVRQIGGWDTHSGEDLDITLRIKQYMARHPDLRIPFAAHAMGYTDVPTTVKSLFMQRIRWDGDLYFLYLRKHKQGLSPRLLGWRNYISTVLYGVVQNILLPYLVVFYTIWVFFNYPAQVVCAGFAIQYLCYLFFTVLHFMVFLIAVSKHPTKDIHYFKWLPFYPIYGFIMRIVNAIAVLNEQIRRSHEESNMAPWWVLKRGKRF; via the coding sequence GTGAGTGATCAGCTGCTGATCATCAGTTATTTTTTTCTGCAGTTTAAACATACGTTATTATCGGATCTTTCGGCTGTTGCGTTATTTCTGCCGATGTTTCTGATATTTGATGTGCCGCTGAGTCTGATGGTGCTATTGGGCATAGGCCGCTGGTTCTGGCGTAAACATCATGAGCAGGAAAAACCGTATTACAGTCCGCTGGTTACCTGTGGCGTCACCTGTTACAGCGAAGGTGAAGATATAAAAAAGACCATTCTGACCCTGTGCGAACAGGTATACAGTGGTCATATTGAAATTATTGTTGTGATTGATGGCGCCAGCATTAATAAATCCACCTATCAGGCCGCTTTAGAATGCCGGGAGATCGTGGCGCGTTATGCTCGCCGGAAGTTAATCATTTTACCGAAATGGCAGCGTGGGGGACGGGTTTCGTCGTCGAATGCGGCGTTGAATATTGCGAAAGGCGAGTTGTTTTTCGCTTTAGATGCGGACACTTCATTTGATAATGATACGGTCAGTCAGATAGTACAGGAATTTACCGATCCTAATGTTCCTGCTGTTGGCGGTTCATTACGGGTCAGAAATGACAACGTAAGTCTGGTTTCCCGTATGCAGGCTCTGGAATATATGATTTCACTGCAGGGAGCCAAAACCGGGCTGGCGGAATGGAATGTAATCAATAGTATTTCAGGTGCTTTTGGTGCATTTCGTACGAAATTTGTTCGGCAAATCGGTGGATGGGATACGCATTCGGGCGAAGATTTGGATATTACGTTACGTATCAAGCAGTATATGGCCAGACACCCCGATTTAAGAATTCCTTTTGCAGCGCATGCCATGGGCTATACGGATGTGCCAACTACGGTTAAGTCTTTGTTTATGCAGAGAATTCGCTGGGATGGCGATCTCTATTTTCTTTATCTCCGAAAACATAAGCAGGGGCTTTCTCCCCGGTTATTAGGTTGGAGAAATTATATCTCGACTGTGTTATATGGTGTTGTTCAGAATATTCTTCTGCCATATCTGGTCGTTTTTTATACCATATGGGTTTTCTTTAATTATCCTGCACAGGTCGTGTGTGCCGGATTTGCCATTCAGTATTTATGTTATTTGTTTTTTACTGTATTACATTTTATGGTTTTTTTGATCGCTGTTTCCAAGCACCCGACAAAAGATATCCATTATTTTAAATGGTTACCATTTTATCCGATATACGGTTTTATTATGCGCATAGTGAATGCTATTGCTGTATTAAATGAACAAATTCGACGTAGTCATGAAGAAAGTAACATGGCACCGTGGTGGGTGTTGAAAAGAGGAAAACGTTTCTGA
- a CDS encoding 2-hydroxyacid dehydrogenase has product MLYLYSPEQQDHYHHLLQEALPDWSIACWPQEINAEAVTHVVAWKPPVNFFRRFPNLQVIFTLGAGVDKFLQRDDIPEHVTIIRLTDAGMAQQMTEYALYGLLHYQRQMDIYRRQQQAGVWQPQPTRLAKDTRVTILGLGQLGMQVAQNLAQLGYPVSGWSRQPRTIDNVRCVHGCAALDALLQETDVLFSVLPSTTETQHLLNAQRLALLPKDAALINAGRGTLIDQDALLDLLNQQHLRFVLLDVFAEEPLPAAHPFWQHPSVLITPHVAADTIPGEAVAQIAANMQALASGNPVAGKVDRHRGY; this is encoded by the coding sequence ATGCTCTATCTCTACTCTCCTGAGCAACAGGATCATTATCACCATCTGCTGCAAGAAGCGCTGCCTGATTGGTCAATTGCCTGCTGGCCACAAGAGATCAATGCCGAAGCGGTGACACATGTCGTTGCCTGGAAACCACCGGTCAATTTCTTCCGTCGCTTTCCTAATCTGCAGGTTATTTTTACGCTGGGTGCAGGAGTAGATAAATTTCTGCAACGGGATGACATCCCGGAACATGTCACTATTATCCGGCTGACCGATGCCGGTATGGCACAGCAGATGACCGAATATGCGCTCTATGGTTTGCTGCACTATCAGCGGCAGATGGATATTTATCGCCGGCAGCAGCAGGCCGGAGTCTGGCAGCCACAACCCACCCGTCTGGCGAAAGACACCCGGGTCACCATTCTGGGGCTGGGTCAGCTGGGTATGCAGGTCGCGCAGAATCTGGCGCAACTGGGTTATCCGGTCAGCGGCTGGAGCCGGCAACCAAGAACGATCGACAATGTCCGTTGTGTGCATGGTTGTGCCGCGCTGGATGCTTTGCTGCAGGAAACCGATGTCCTGTTCAGTGTCTTGCCTTCCACCACTGAAACACAGCACCTGCTGAATGCACAGCGTCTGGCCTTACTGCCCAAAGATGCCGCGCTGATCAATGCCGGACGCGGTACACTGATCGATCAGGATGCCCTGCTTGATTTACTGAATCAGCAGCATCTGCGCTTTGTGCTGCTGGATGTGTTTGCGGAAGAGCCGTTACCGGCAGCGCATCCATTCTGGCAGCATCCGTCCGTACTGATCACACCCCATGTCGCCGCGGATACCATCCCCGGAGAAGCGGTGGCACAAATTGCCGCCAATATGCAGGCACTGGCCAGCGGAAATCCGGTGGCAGGCAAAGTCGATCGCCACCGCGGATACTGA
- the nifH gene encoding nitrogenase iron protein has protein sequence MALRQCAIYGKGGIGKSTTTQNLVSALAEMGKKVMIIGCDPKADSTRLILHAKAQNTIMEMAAEVGSVEDLELEDVLQIGYGGVRCAESGGPEPGVGCAGRGVITAINFLEEEGAYEEDLDFVFYDVLGDVVCGGFAMPIRENKAQEIYIVCSGEMMAMYAANNISKGIVKYAKSGSVRLAGLICNSRQTDREDELIIALADKLGTQMIHFVPRDNIVQRAEIRRMTVIEYDPTCKQANEYRTLANKVVNNKLFVVPTPVTMDELEELLMEFGIMDVEDETIIGKTAAEEAAATA, from the coding sequence ATGGCCTTACGTCAATGTGCAATCTACGGTAAAGGTGGTATCGGTAAATCTACTACCACTCAGAACCTGGTTTCTGCATTAGCAGAAATGGGTAAAAAAGTGATGATCATCGGTTGTGACCCGAAAGCGGATTCTACTCGTTTGATCCTGCACGCAAAAGCCCAGAATACCATCATGGAAATGGCAGCAGAAGTTGGTTCTGTTGAAGATCTGGAACTGGAAGACGTATTACAGATCGGTTACGGCGGAGTTCGTTGTGCTGAGTCTGGTGGCCCAGAGCCAGGAGTTGGTTGTGCAGGTCGTGGTGTTATCACTGCTATCAACTTCCTGGAAGAAGAAGGCGCGTACGAAGAAGATTTAGACTTCGTATTCTACGACGTACTGGGTGACGTAGTGTGTGGCGGTTTCGCTATGCCAATCCGTGAAAACAAAGCTCAGGAAATCTACATCGTTTGCTCCGGCGAAATGATGGCAATGTACGCTGCGAACAACATCTCCAAAGGTATCGTGAAATACGCGAAATCTGGTTCTGTTCGTCTGGCTGGTCTGATCTGTAACTCACGTCAAACTGACCGTGAAGATGAATTGATCATCGCACTGGCTGACAAACTGGGCACTCAGATGATCCACTTTGTACCACGTGACAACATCGTTCAGCGCGCAGAAATCCGTCGTATGACTGTAATCGAATACGACCCAACCTGTAAGCAAGCGAACGAATACCGCACGCTGGCGAACAAAGTCGTTAACAACAAACTGTTCGTTGTTCCAACACCAGTAACCATGGATGAGTTGGAAGAGCTGTTGATGGAATTCGGCATCATGGATGTTGAAGACGAAACCATCATCGGTAAGACCGCAGCAGAAGAAGCTGCAGCTACAGCTTAA
- the nifD gene encoding nitrogenase molybdenum-iron protein alpha chain translates to MTNRTREENLALIQEVLEAYPEKARKDRAKHLTVNDPTLEKASKCITSNRKSLPGVMTIRGCAYAGSKGVVFGPIKDMIHLSHGPVGCGQYSRAGRRNYYTGLTGVNSFGTMNFTSDFQEKDIVFGGDKKLTKIIDEMEMLFPLSKGITIQSECPVGLIGDDIEAVAKQAKVSTGKTVVPVRCEGFRGVSQSLGHHIANDVVRDWILGNRDEVEFAGTPYDVAIIGDYNIGGDAWSSRILLEEIGLRVVAQWSGDGTLAEMENTPKVKLNLVHCYRSMNYISRHMEEKYDIPWMEYNFFGPTKIAESLRKIAAQFDETIQKKAEEVIAKYEAQTAAVIAKYKPRLQGKKVMLYVGGLRPRHVIGAYEDLGMEIVGAGYEFAHNDDYDRTLQELPEATLLFDDVTGYEFEEFVKAVKPDLIGSGIKEKFIFQKMGIPFRQMHSWDYSGPYHGFDGFAIFARDMDMTLNNPCWSKQTAPWKKSA, encoded by the coding sequence ATGACTAACAGAACTCGTGAAGAGAATCTGGCGTTAATTCAGGAAGTGCTCGAAGCCTATCCAGAAAAAGCGCGTAAGGATCGTGCCAAGCACTTAACTGTGAACGACCCAACGCTGGAAAAAGCCAGCAAATGTATTACTTCTAACCGTAAGTCTCTGCCGGGCGTTATGACCATCCGTGGTTGTGCTTACGCCGGTTCTAAAGGGGTAGTATTCGGCCCAATCAAAGACATGATCCATTTGTCACATGGTCCTGTTGGTTGTGGTCAATATTCCCGTGCTGGTCGTCGTAACTACTACACTGGTCTGACTGGTGTAAACAGCTTCGGCACCATGAACTTTACGTCTGATTTCCAGGAAAAAGACATCGTATTCGGCGGCGACAAAAAGCTGACCAAAATCATCGATGAAATGGAAATGCTGTTCCCGCTGTCTAAAGGCATCACTATCCAGTCCGAATGTCCTGTTGGTCTGATCGGTGACGATATTGAAGCTGTCGCCAAACAGGCGAAAGTGTCAACCGGTAAGACAGTCGTACCAGTACGTTGTGAAGGCTTCCGCGGTGTGTCTCAGTCTCTTGGTCACCATATTGCGAACGACGTAGTTCGTGACTGGATCCTGGGTAACCGTGATGAAGTTGAATTCGCTGGTACACCATACGATGTCGCTATCATCGGTGACTATAACATCGGTGGTGATGCATGGTCCTCCCGTATCCTGCTGGAAGAGATCGGTCTGCGTGTGGTAGCTCAGTGGTCTGGTGACGGTACCCTGGCTGAAATGGAAAACACACCGAAAGTTAAATTGAACCTGGTGCACTGCTACCGTTCAATGAACTACATCTCTCGTCATATGGAAGAGAAGTACGACATCCCATGGATGGAATACAACTTCTTCGGTCCGACCAAAATTGCTGAATCACTGCGCAAAATCGCGGCTCAGTTTGACGAAACTATCCAGAAAAAAGCGGAAGAAGTTATCGCCAAATACGAAGCGCAGACTGCTGCAGTTATCGCCAAGTACAAACCACGTCTGCAAGGCAAAAAAGTCATGCTGTACGTCGGTGGTCTGCGTCCACGTCACGTGATCGGTGCTTATGAAGATCTGGGCATGGAAATCGTCGGTGCCGGTTATGAATTCGCGCATAACGATGACTACGACCGTACTCTGCAAGAATTACCTGAAGCAACACTGTTGTTTGATGACGTGACTGGTTATGAATTTGAAGAGTTCGTGAAGGCAGTTAAACCTGACCTGATCGGTTCTGGTATCAAAGAAAAATTCATCTTCCAGAAAATGGGTATCCCATTCCGTCAGATGCACTCCTGGGATTACTCAGGCCCGTACCACGGTTTTGACGGCTTCGCCATCTTCGCCCGTGATATGGATATGACCCTGAACAATCCGTGCTGGTCAAAACAGACTGCGCCATGGAAAAAAAGCGCGTAA